In the Desulfuromonas sp. DDH964 genome, TCTGGCGGTCTGGGTCTCGGCGGCGGCGAGAATTTCAGCGGCGAACACCTGCTGAAACCCTGGTATTAACTGGGCGATTTTTTTTAATTCCCGGCGATCTTCGTAGCGGTGCGGAAGGGTGTAAAGCGCATCCTCAACTGTCTGGAGGCCTATTTTGGCAAGTTTTTTCTGCAGATTGAGACCGACTCCCCTGACTTCGGTCAGGGGAGTGGCAAGGGGATCAATACTATGGGGGGACGGAGGGTTCGGGGGCATCTCCCCTCCCCGTTCAGGCAAAGATGGCGTTCAGGTCGCGCAGGATATCCTGGACATCCAGGCCGTGGGCCATGGCGCCCTGCTCAAGGGTTTCGTTCATGGCCCCCATGCAGCCGACGCAGCCGAGATGATATTTGCCAAGAACCTTGGCAACCTCGGGGCTCATCTTCAGCACCTGGTGAAAGGTCATGTCCTTGGTGATCTGGTCTGCCATGGCAGTCACTCCTGTCGTTGGAAATCGGGAACAA is a window encoding:
- a CDS encoding DUF1858 domain-containing protein produces the protein MADQITKDMTFHQVLKMSPEVAKVLGKYHLGCVGCMGAMNETLEQGAMAHGLDVQDILRDLNAIFA